A genomic window from Parasteatoda tepidariorum isolate YZ-2023 chromosome 10, CAS_Ptep_4.0, whole genome shotgun sequence includes:
- the LOC107443644 gene encoding uncharacterized protein, with amino-acid sequence MARDSGKIIGFSFNWRIEDFTLCLHNKYVSIDSPVFRIKQFQNSAWRLELDLRGAAEENINLNLFRCIDDLNDSSKVATDVRLFIEKTDGSCVFTDRVNIFFSPSSRYIEPLTLSKKTVLDTYLNKDILTVGLHFFISSEPFLLENVPVECNARSKLIKTEYSILLPLKVSEMYNNSEYSVTSPFASTSTEHPEFQIELHCYVCNDNKNPVTITIHMAKSDFKGFLQCKLSFLNKEVVKYMCKNNYTFVPGMDDPAWRIDISKETYSKYSISDSLCLKCELLASTGKFTSILEKTVYKQEISDDSNSNSFNMSYLQSNLLEMYENKILCDFKVLVSGKEFSVHKTILSAMSPVFQAMFESGMTETAKSQVTIEEYSVDAVEKMLNFSYSNRVTGLEWNASLELYSIADKYQIQKLKTICSSFLESTLSAERVPDLLALANLHEDAHLSKIADNFICGNSKAVFQSTVWENFMKVNAQVASETMYRICKLFSEININPLD; translated from the coding sequence ATGGCCAGAGATTCAGGAAAAATAATcggattttcttttaattggcGAATAGAAGATTTTACATTATGTTTACATAATAAGTATGTATCGATCGATAGCCCTGTATTTCGAATCAAACAATTCCAGAACTCTGCATGGAGACTTGAGCTCGATTTACGTGGCGCTGCAGAAGAGAATATTAATCTGAATTTATTCAGATGCATAGATGACTTGAATGATTCATCTAAAGTAGCTACTGATGTAAGGCTATTTATCGAAAAAACTGATGGCTCGTGTGTATTTACTGAtagagtaaatatatttttttcaccatcATCTCGTTATATCGAACCACTTACCTTATCTAAAAAAACTGTCTTGGATACATACTTAAACAAAGATATTCTAACTGTTGGACTCCATTTTTTCATAAGCTCCGAACCTTTTCTGCTAGAAAATGTACCTGTTGAATGTAACGCGCGTTCGAAACTGATTAAGACGGAATACTCAATTCTTCTGCCTCTGAAGGTCTCTGAAATGTACAATAATTCTGAATATTCCGTGACCTCTCCCTTTGCGTCCACCTCAACAGAACACCCAGAATTTCAAATCGAATTGCATTGTTATGTTTGCAACGATAATAAGAACCCAGTTACAATTACCATCCACATGGCGAAATCGGATTTTAAAGGGTTTTTGCAATGCaagttatcatttttaaataaagaagtcGTTAAGTATatgtgcaaaaataattatacgtTTGTACCAGGGATGGATGACCCTGCTTGGAGGATTGATATTTCAAAGGAAACTTACAGTAAATATTCCATTTCGGATTCTCTTTGTTTGAAATGTGAACTACTTGCATCAACAGgaaaatttacttcaattttggAGAAGACTGTTTACAAACAAGAAATTTCCGATGATTCAAATAGCAACAGTTTTAATATGAGCTATCTTCAAAGTAACTTGTTAGAAATGTAcgagaacaaaattttatgcgACTTCAAAGTGCTTGTTTCCGGAAAAGAATTTTCGGTTCATAAAACGATTCTTTCTGCAATGTCGCCCGTATTCCAAGCTATGTTCGAAAGTGGTATGACTGAAACAGCGAAGTCACAAGTGACCATTGAAGAATATTCTGTCGACGCAGttgaaaaaatgctaaatttctCGTACAGCAACAGGGTGACAGGCCTTGAATGGAATGCTTCACTAGAACTATATTCCATTGCGGATAAATACcaaatccaaaaattaaaaactatttgttctTCGTTTCTTGAATCCACTTTAAGTGCTGAAAGAGTGCCAGACTTATTAGCCCTGGCAAACTTGCACGAAGATGCTCATTTGAGCAAAATAGCCGATAATTTCATTTGCGGTAATTCAAAAGCTGTATTTCAATCGACCGTTtgggaaaattttatgaaggtTAATGCTCAGGTTGCTTCTGAAACTATGTATCGCATTTGCAAGTTGTTTTCTGAGATCAATATCAACCCACTGGATTaa
- the LOC122270368 gene encoding SCAN domain-containing protein 3-like, with the protein MNTKQTSLESFLGKKKRLSEETEEPSTSKKHATFNRQYHESYLKYGFVGTGDSHKPKPLCIVCGDQLSNDAMKPSKLLRHLNAKHPGLKDKSLEYFERKKREHEGQKKFMMATTSIKESALRASYLVANRIAKAKKPFNIGEELILPATKDICREILGEAAVEKIAHVPLSASTVTRRIEEIAEDIEKQLLERINASPWYALQVDESTDIDSKAVLLVYVRYLYQEDVHEDLLCALSLPTNTTGAELFKSLDGYISRQLKWSFCLGICTDGAAAMTGRLSGLTARIKEVAPESEATHCLIHREVLASRKMSPEFNSVLIDVVKVINYIKAHALNSRLFEQLCEEMDAEYRCLLLYTEIRWLSRGKSLLRVFELREPLQRFLLEKKSPLAAHFSDKVWVTKLAYLCDIFNLLNELNLCLQGKMTTVFKLADKVAAFKAKLELWGRRVNRGIFDMFQTLAGILGETEPEDSFSQLVHDHLSLLLKEFERYFPTTKDPRTGKEWIRDPFANKSGESSLSVQEEDQLLEIANDGGLKTTFETTTLPVFWIKVLAEYPEIVTTALKSLLPFPTTYLCEAGFSAVTATKTKQRNKLEISNTLRVSLSPITPRWSRLIAKKQA; encoded by the coding sequence atgaatacaaaacaGACGTCCTTAGAAAGTTTccttggaaaaaagaaaaggctCAGTGAAGAGACCGAAGAGCCTTCAACATCAAAGAAACATGCAACTTTTAACAGACAATACCATGAGTCCTACTTGAAGTATGGTTTTGTCGGGACAGGCGATTCACACAAACCAAAACCGCTCTGCATAGTTTGCGGCGATCAACTCTCTAATGACGCAATGAAACCTTCAAAACTGCTTCGCCACTTGAACGCCAAGCACCCTGGATTAAAAGACAAGTCCCTGgagtattttgaaagaaaaaaacgggAACACGAaggacagaaaaaatttatgatggcCACCACATCAATAAAGGAGAGTGCACTAAGAGCATCATATTTGGTGGCTAACCGCATTGCTAAAGCTAAAAAGCCATTCAATATTGGTGAAGAATTAATCTTGCCCGCCACTAAAGACATTTGCCGTGAAATACTAGGAGAAGCTGCTGTGGAAAAGATAGCACATGTGCCTTTGTCGGCTAGCACTGTGACTAGGCGCATTGAGGAAATAGCCGAAGACATTGAAAAGCAATTGTTGGAGAGGATTAATGCATCACCGTGGTACGCACTCCAGGTTGACGAATCTACAGATATTGACAGCAAGGCAGTACTACTTGTTTATGTGCGATATCTATATCAGGAAGATGTGCATGAGGATTTGTTATGTGCACTATCTTTGCCAACCAACACCACAGGAGCAGAACTGTTCAAGTCACTGGATGGTTATATATCAAGACAACTAAAATGGTCCTTTTGTTTAGGCATATGCACAGACGGAGCTGCTGCTATGACCGGACGTCTATCTGGTTTAACTGCTCGGATTAAGGAAGTTGCACCTGAGAGTGAAGCTACACATTGTCTCATTCACAGGGAAGTGCTAGCAAGCCGAAAAATGTCACCAGAATTTAACAGCGTATTGATTGATGTCGTTAAAGTTATTAACTACATCAAAGCACACGCCCTTAACTCGCGCCTGTTTGAGCAGCTTTGTGAGGAGATGGACGCAGAGTACAGATGCCTTCTGTTATACACAGAAATAAGATGGTTATCCAGAGGAAAATCGCTACTGAGAGTATTTGAATTGCGAGAGCCATTGCAAAGATTTCTCTTAGAAAAGAAGTCACCGCTGGCAGCACATTTCAGTGACAAGGTATGGGTCACCAAACTGGCTTACCTGTGTGACATATTCAACCTGCTGAATGAACTCAATCTGTGCCTTCAGGGGAAAATGACAACTGTTTTCAAGTTGGCTGACAAAGTAGCTGCCTTTAAAGCCAAACTGGAGTTATGGGGACGACGCGTGAACAGAGGCATTTTCGACATGTTTCAGACATTAGCGGGTATTTTAGGCGAGACAGAGCCTGAAGATTCATTCTCCCAGTTGGTTCACGATCACCTGTCTTTGCTTTTAAAAGAGTTCGAGCGCTACTTCCCAACCACAAAAGACCCACGAACTGGTAAGGAATGGATCCGCGACCCATTTGCCAACAAATCGGGTGAATCTAGCTTGTCAGTGCAGGAAGAAGATCAACTGTTGGAGATTGCTAATGACGGCGGGCTCAAAACTACGTTCGAAACAACAACTCTGCCGGTGTTCTGGATTAAAGTCTTGGCAGAATACCCCGAGATTGTCACCACAGCACTTAAATCCCTATTGCCATTTCCAACAACCTATCTGTGTGAAGCTGGGTTTTCTGCAGTAACAGCAACCAAAACAAAGCAACGGAATAAACTGGAGATAAGCAACACACTTCGGGTgtcattgtctccgattacccccagatggagccgtctcattgcaaagaaacaagcttaG